The following coding sequences lie in one Microbacterium sp. XT11 genomic window:
- the rplR gene encoding 50S ribosomal protein L18, with product MALKSKSDARARRHARLRKKVVGTETRPRLVVNRSSRHVFVQLVDDSKGHTVASASTLETDLRSFEGDKTAKARKVGELVAERAKAVGVSEAVFDRGGNRYAGRVAAIAEGAREGGLAL from the coding sequence ATGGCTCTCAAGTCAAAGTCTGACGCCCGCGCGCGTCGTCACGCCCGCCTCCGCAAGAAGGTCGTGGGCACCGAGACGCGTCCGCGTCTCGTCGTCAACCGGTCGTCCCGCCACGTCTTCGTGCAGCTGGTCGACGACAGCAAGGGTCACACCGTGGCGTCGGCATCGACGCTCGAGACCGACCTGCGCTCGTTCGAGGGTGACAAGACCGCCAAGGCTCGCAAGGTCGGCGAGCTCGTCGCCGAGCGCGCGAAGGCCGTCGGTGTTTCCGAGGCCGTGTTCGACCGCGGCGGCAACCGCTACGCCGGTCGTGTCGCCGCCATCGCCGAAGGCGCCCGTGAAGGGGGGCTGGCACTGTGA
- the rplF gene encoding 50S ribosomal protein L6 codes for MSRIGRLPIDVPAGVTVTVDGREVAVKGPKGELTLTVASPIEVSVEENQVLVTRPDDERASRSLHGLTRTLINNNIIGVTQGYSKGLEVVGTGYRVQQKGAAVEFALGFSHPVLVDPPAGITFTVEGTNKLTVSGISKQAVGEAAANIRKIRKPEPYKGKGVRYAGEVVRRKAGKSGK; via the coding sequence ATGTCGCGAATCGGACGACTTCCCATCGACGTTCCCGCGGGCGTGACCGTTACGGTCGACGGCCGTGAGGTCGCGGTGAAGGGCCCGAAGGGTGAGCTCACCCTGACGGTCGCAAGCCCCATCGAGGTGTCGGTCGAGGAGAACCAGGTTCTCGTCACCCGCCCCGACGACGAGCGCGCGTCGCGGTCGCTCCACGGCCTGACCCGCACTCTCATCAACAACAACATCATCGGCGTGACCCAGGGCTACTCCAAGGGCCTCGAGGTGGTCGGCACCGGTTACCGCGTGCAGCAGAAGGGCGCGGCCGTCGAGTTCGCGCTCGGCTTCTCGCACCCGGTCCTGGTCGACCCGCCCGCCGGCATCACCTTCACGGTCGAGGGCACCAACAAGCTCACCGTGAGCGGTATCTCCAAGCAGGCTGTCGGCGAGGCAGCTGCCAACATCCGCAAGATCCGCAAGCCTGAGCCGTACAAGGGCAAGGGTGTGCGTTACGCCGGCGAGGTCGTGCGTCGCAAGGCCGGAAAGAGTGGTAAGTAA
- the rpsH gene encoding 30S ribosomal protein S8, whose product MTMTDPVADMLTRLRNANSAHHDTVTLPSSKLKTHIAEILQQEGYIAGWETSDARVGKNLTLTLKYGPNRERSIAGIKRVSKPGLRVYAKSTEIPKVLGGLGVAILSTSSGLLTDRQAEQKGVGGEVLAYVW is encoded by the coding sequence ATGACAATGACAGACCCGGTCGCAGACATGCTGACCCGTCTGCGCAACGCGAACTCGGCGCACCACGACACCGTGACGCTGCCGTCGAGCAAGCTCAAGACGCACATCGCCGAGATCCTCCAGCAGGAGGGCTACATCGCCGGCTGGGAGACCTCCGACGCCCGCGTCGGCAAGAACCTCACGCTGACGCTGAAGTACGGCCCCAACCGCGAGCGGTCGATCGCCGGCATCAAGCGCGTGTCGAAGCCCGGTCTGCGCGTGTACGCGAAGTCGACGGAGATCCCGAAGGTCCTCGGCGGTCTCGGCGTGGCCATCCTGTCCACCTCCTCCGGTCTTCTCACCGACCGTCAGGCTGAGCAGAAGGGCGTGGGCGGAGAAGTTCTCGCCTACGTGTGGTAA
- the rplE gene encoding 50S ribosomal protein L5, with the protein MATETAVEAGRIQPRLKQKYNAEIKKALQDEFGYKNVMQIPGLVKVVVNTGVGEAARDSKVIEGAVDDLTKITGQKPVVTKARKSIAQFKLREGQPIGAHVTLRGDRAWEFIDRLVSLALPRIRDFRGLSDKQFDGNGNYTFGLQEQSVFHEIDQDKIDRVRGFDITVVTSAKTDDEGRALLRHLGFPFRSNDAQA; encoded by the coding sequence ATGGCAACCGAGACTGCTGTGGAGGCTGGCCGCATCCAGCCCCGCCTGAAGCAGAAGTACAACGCTGAGATCAAGAAGGCTCTGCAGGACGAGTTCGGCTACAAGAACGTCATGCAGATCCCCGGCCTGGTCAAGGTCGTCGTCAACACCGGTGTCGGTGAGGCGGCTCGCGACAGCAAGGTGATCGAGGGCGCGGTCGACGACCTCACCAAGATCACCGGTCAGAAGCCGGTCGTCACCAAGGCTCGCAAGTCCATCGCGCAGTTCAAGCTGCGCGAGGGCCAGCCCATCGGCGCGCACGTCACCCTCCGCGGCGACCGTGCGTGGGAGTTCATCGACCGCCTCGTGTCGCTCGCGCTGCCCCGGATCCGCGACTTCCGCGGTCTCTCGGACAAGCAGTTCGACGGCAACGGCAACTACACCTTCGGTCTCCAGGAGCAGAGCGTGTTCCACGAGATCGACCAGGACAAGATCGACCGGGTGCGCGGTTTCGACATCACCGTCGTGACCAGCGCGAAGACGGACGACGAGGGCCGGGCTCTGCTCCGCCACCTCGGCTTCCCGTTCCGGTCGAACGACGCCCAGGCGTAA